The Rhodopseudomonas palustris genome window below encodes:
- the ruvB gene encoding Holliday junction branch migration DNA helicase RuvB: MTDPSRLVTPERRGDDLGDAALRPQNLSEFVGQQQARANLQVFIDAARKRKEALDHVLFVGPPGLGKTTLAQIVARELGVGFRATSGPVIAKAGDLAALLTNLEERDVLFIDEIHRLSPAVEEVLYPAMEDFQLDLIIGEGPAARSVKIELSKFTLVGATTRAGLLTNPLRDRFGIPVRLNFYTIEELESIVRRGARVLGTGITADGANEIARRARGTPRIAGRLLRRVRDFASAADAEAIDRRIADHALGALEVDAAGLDAMDRRYLSTIALNYGGGPVGVETMAAALSEPRDAIEDIIEPYLIQCGYLQRTPRGRLLTPHAFKHLGLAEPAREPGQFGLFGGEEE; encoded by the coding sequence ATGACTGATCCCTCCCGCCTCGTCACCCCCGAGCGCCGCGGCGACGATCTCGGCGATGCGGCGTTGCGGCCGCAGAATCTGTCCGAGTTCGTCGGCCAGCAGCAGGCGCGCGCCAATCTGCAGGTGTTCATCGACGCCGCCCGAAAACGCAAAGAGGCGCTCGACCACGTGCTGTTCGTCGGGCCCCCCGGCCTCGGCAAGACAACACTGGCGCAGATCGTCGCGCGCGAACTCGGCGTCGGGTTTCGCGCCACCTCCGGCCCGGTGATCGCCAAGGCCGGCGATCTCGCCGCGCTGCTCACCAATCTCGAAGAACGCGACGTGCTGTTCATCGACGAGATCCATCGCCTCAGCCCCGCAGTGGAAGAAGTGCTGTATCCGGCGATGGAGGATTTCCAGCTCGATCTGATCATCGGCGAGGGCCCGGCGGCGCGCTCGGTCAAGATCGAGCTGTCGAAATTCACGCTGGTCGGCGCCACGACGCGCGCGGGCCTGCTGACCAATCCGCTGCGCGACCGCTTCGGCATTCCGGTGCGGCTGAATTTCTACACCATCGAGGAGCTGGAGAGCATCGTGCGGCGCGGCGCCCGCGTGCTCGGCACCGGCATCACCGCCGACGGCGCCAACGAGATCGCCCGCCGCGCCCGCGGCACGCCGCGCATCGCCGGGCGCTTGCTGCGCCGCGTCCGCGACTTCGCCTCCGCGGCGGACGCCGAAGCGATCGACCGCAGGATCGCCGACCATGCGCTCGGCGCGCTCGAAGTCGACGCCGCCGGCCTCGACGCGATGGACCGGCGTTACCTGTCCACCATCGCGCTGAACTACGGCGGCGGCCCGGTCGGCGTCGAAACCATGGCGGCGGCCTTGTCGGAGCCGCGCGACGCCATCGAGGACATCATCGAGCCCTATCTGATCCAGTGCGGCTACCTGCAGCGCACCCCGCGCGGCCGCCTGCTCACGCCCCACGCCTTCAAGCACTTGGGCCTCGCCGAGCCCGCGCGCGAGCCCGGGCAGTTCGGGCTGTTCGGCGGGGAGGAGGAATAG
- a CDS encoding cytidine deaminase translates to MSITDADRELIASAIDAITKRYRNDWQEVGAALLTRSGQRFVAVNLDAYLGRMAVCAEAVALGQVITQLGEAGIDTIVAVRHPKPHETDREVRVVSPCGACRELIWDYDRGARVLVPGPDGAVEAVAISELLPNKYSRERVL, encoded by the coding sequence GTGAGTATCACCGATGCCGACCGCGAACTGATCGCCAGCGCGATCGACGCGATCACCAAACGCTATCGCAACGACTGGCAGGAGGTCGGCGCCGCGCTGTTGACCCGCTCGGGTCAGCGCTTCGTCGCGGTCAATCTCGACGCCTATTTGGGCCGGATGGCGGTGTGCGCCGAAGCGGTCGCGCTCGGGCAGGTGATCACGCAGCTCGGCGAAGCCGGCATCGATACCATCGTGGCGGTGCGCCACCCCAAGCCGCACGAGACCGATCGCGAAGTCCGCGTGGTGTCGCCCTGCGGCGCCTGCCGCGAACTGATCTGGGACTACGACCGGGGCGCCCGCGTGCTGGTGCCGGGCCCGGACGGCGCCGTCGAAGCCGTCGCGATCAGCGAATTGCTGCCGAACAAATACAGCCGGGAGCGGGTGTTGTGA
- the ruvA gene encoding Holliday junction branch migration protein RuvA — protein sequence MIGKLKGVIDSYGEDYVVLDVHGVGYQVHCASRTLQALPAPGEAATLSIETYVREDQIKLFGFRTDTEREWFRLLQTVQSVGAKVALAVLSTLPPNELANAIALRDKAAVARTPGVGPKVAERIVTELKDKVPALSNVDPAVVHLSGALDDNRAPRPVTDAISALVNLGYGQPQAAAAIAAASRAAGEDAATAQLIKLGLKELSK from the coding sequence ATGATCGGCAAGCTCAAAGGCGTCATCGATTCCTACGGCGAGGACTACGTCGTGCTCGACGTCCACGGCGTCGGCTATCAGGTGCATTGCGCCAGCCGCACGCTGCAGGCGCTGCCGGCGCCGGGCGAGGCGGCGACGCTGTCGATCGAGACCTATGTGCGCGAGGACCAGATCAAGCTGTTCGGCTTCCGCACCGATACCGAGCGCGAATGGTTCCGGCTGCTGCAGACGGTGCAGAGCGTCGGCGCCAAGGTGGCGCTGGCGGTGCTCTCCACGCTGCCGCCGAACGAACTCGCCAACGCCATCGCGCTGCGTGACAAGGCCGCGGTGGCGCGCACGCCCGGCGTCGGCCCCAAGGTAGCCGAGCGCATCGTCACCGAGCTGAAGGACAAGGTGCCGGCGTTGAGCAACGTCGACCCCGCGGTGGTGCATCTGTCCGGCGCGCTCGACGATAACCGCGCGCCGCGCCCGGTTACTGATGCGATCTCGGCGCTGGTCAATCTCGGCTATGGCCAGCCGCAGGCCGCCGCTGCGATCGCGGCCGCGTCCCGCGCCGCCGGCGAGGACGCCGCGACCGCGCAACTGATCAAGCTCGGGCTCAAGGAGCTGTCGAAGTGA
- the ruvC gene encoding crossover junction endodeoxyribonuclease RuvC gives MTLPPIRTAVRILGIDPGLRRTGWGVVESEGNRLVFVGCGSVEPKDTLPLAERLLAIHHGLEKVLVEYAPAEAAVEQTFVNKDGAATLKLGQARGVAMLAPAMHGILVAEYAPNQVKKTVVGAGHADKTQIQMMLKILLPKADPRTADAADALAIAITHAHHRVSAQRLKAVGG, from the coding sequence ATGACGCTTCCGCCGATTCGCACCGCTGTCCGTATTCTCGGGATCGACCCCGGCCTTCGCCGCACCGGGTGGGGCGTGGTCGAGAGCGAGGGCAACCGGCTGGTATTCGTCGGCTGCGGCTCGGTCGAACCGAAGGACACGCTGCCGCTGGCGGAGCGGCTGCTGGCGATCCATCATGGTCTGGAGAAGGTGCTGGTCGAGTACGCGCCCGCCGAGGCCGCGGTCGAGCAGACCTTCGTCAACAAGGACGGCGCCGCCACGCTGAAGCTCGGCCAGGCGAGGGGCGTCGCGATGCTGGCGCCGGCGATGCACGGCATTCTGGTCGCCGAATACGCGCCGAACCAGGTCAAGAAGACCGTGGTCGGCGCCGGCCATGCCGACAAGACCCAGATCCAGATGATGCTGAAGATCCTGCTGCCCAAGGCCGATCCGCGCACAGCGGATGCCGCCGACGCCCTCGCCATCGCCATCACCCACGCCCACCACCGCGTCAGCGCGCAGCGGCTGAAGGCGGTGGGGGGATGA
- a CDS encoding YebC/PmpR family DNA-binding transcriptional regulator → MAGHSQFKNIMHRKGKQDAQRSKAFSKLAREITVAAKLGTPDPAMNPRLRAAVIAARQENMPKDNIERAIKKAIGGDSENYDEIRYEGYGPGGVAVIVEALTDNRNRAASDIRSFFTKSGGNLGETGSVSFMFDRTGVIEYDAGVASADDMLDAAIEAGADDVLSSETGHEVFASQDTFRDVAKALEAKFGEARKAALIWKPQNTVAVDDETGEKLFKLMDHLNDHDDVQNVYANFEVSDALMAKMAG, encoded by the coding sequence ATGGCCGGACATTCCCAATTCAAGAACATCATGCACCGCAAGGGCAAGCAGGATGCCCAGAGGTCCAAGGCGTTCAGCAAGCTGGCCCGCGAAATCACCGTCGCCGCCAAGCTCGGCACGCCGGACCCGGCGATGAACCCGCGGCTGCGCGCCGCGGTGATCGCCGCGCGGCAGGAGAACATGCCGAAGGACAATATCGAGCGCGCCATCAAGAAGGCGATCGGCGGCGACAGCGAGAACTACGACGAGATCCGCTACGAGGGCTATGGCCCCGGCGGCGTCGCGGTGATCGTCGAGGCGCTGACCGACAACCGCAACCGCGCCGCCTCCGACATCCGCTCGTTCTTCACCAAATCCGGCGGCAATCTCGGCGAAACCGGCTCGGTCTCGTTCATGTTCGACCGCACCGGCGTGATCGAATACGACGCCGGCGTCGCCTCCGCCGACGACATGCTGGACGCCGCGATCGAGGCCGGCGCCGACGACGTGCTGTCGTCCGAGACCGGCCACGAGGTGTTCGCCTCGCAGGACACGTTTCGCGACGTCGCCAAGGCGCTCGAAGCCAAGTTCGGCGAGGCCCGCAAGGCGGCGCTGATCTGGAAGCCGCAGAACACCGTCGCGGTCGACGACGAGACCGGCGAGAAGCTGTTCAAGCTGATGGATCACCTCAACGACCACGACGACGTCCAGAACGTCTACGCCAATTTCGAAGTGTCGGACGCGCTGATGGCGAAGATGGCGGGGTAG
- a CDS encoding methyl-accepting chemotaxis protein, which produces MAFGLFRKQQPETAAPDVARAPALEPTLLPAAETDSTSEILELLELELGSLIRQLERAAQSVTTGVQSTTSTLHTIRERTDALTGRTSAAHDTATSFSQAADKFTHSAQGIGAQVRQAARLADDASAAADEATVNVERLRESSGAIGNVVNLIAQIARQTTLLALNSTIEAARAGAAGRGFAVVATEVKALAVQTQEATEEIKRKIDTLQRDASSSADAVHRITSAIAAIRPVFENVNGAVAEQNTTTGDIAGNATTAGNFIVSVGDSAAEIDSATREAEQHGGEVAKAGQAVTMYAEKLRARTAVLLKQGDREAARKREKLPCHLSITIDTPRGRVDAPVYEISQDGLLIAGPGAATLPLRQPLAAELPDIGICKIRIAEHTGAGAQASFVAPDAALRTRIEDRLWAIRDENTEFVTRALEAGHALTDIFERGIASGAITVDDMFDDNYVEIAGTNPTQYRTRILTWADQALPPFQEAFLAKDKRMAFCAMIDRNGYLPVHNRIYSQPQRPGDVTFNTANARNRRIFNDPAGLAAGRNTRSFLIQSYARDMGGGNMVMMREIDVPVKVRGRHWGGFRTAYRL; this is translated from the coding sequence ATGGCGTTCGGCCTCTTTCGAAAGCAGCAGCCGGAGACGGCCGCGCCCGACGTCGCGCGGGCTCCGGCGCTCGAACCGACGCTACTGCCCGCCGCCGAGACCGATTCGACGTCCGAAATCCTCGAACTGCTCGAACTCGAACTCGGCTCGCTGATCCGCCAGCTCGAACGCGCCGCGCAGTCGGTGACCACCGGCGTGCAATCGACCACCTCGACGCTGCACACCATCCGCGAACGCACCGATGCGCTGACCGGACGGACCAGCGCCGCGCATGACACCGCGACGTCGTTCTCGCAGGCCGCCGACAAATTCACCCATTCGGCGCAGGGCATCGGCGCCCAGGTGCGGCAGGCGGCGCGGCTCGCCGACGACGCCAGCGCCGCGGCCGACGAGGCCACCGTCAATGTCGAGCGGCTGCGCGAATCCTCCGGGGCGATCGGCAATGTCGTCAATCTGATCGCGCAGATCGCGCGGCAGACCACGCTGCTGGCGCTGAATTCGACGATCGAGGCGGCGCGGGCCGGCGCCGCCGGCCGCGGCTTCGCGGTGGTCGCCACCGAGGTGAAGGCGCTCGCGGTGCAGACCCAGGAGGCGACCGAGGAGATCAAGCGCAAGATCGACACGCTGCAGCGCGACGCCTCGAGCTCGGCCGACGCCGTCCACCGCATCACCAGCGCGATCGCGGCGATCCGGCCGGTGTTCGAGAACGTCAACGGCGCGGTCGCCGAACAGAACACCACCACCGGCGACATCGCCGGCAATGCCACGACCGCGGGCAACTTCATCGTCTCGGTCGGCGACAGCGCCGCCGAGATCGACAGCGCCACCCGCGAAGCCGAACAGCATGGCGGCGAAGTCGCCAAGGCCGGCCAGGCGGTGACGATGTATGCCGAGAAACTGCGCGCGCGCACCGCGGTGCTGCTGAAGCAGGGCGACCGCGAAGCGGCGCGCAAGCGCGAGAAGCTGCCGTGCCATCTGTCGATCACGATCGACACGCCGCGCGGCCGGGTCGACGCGCCGGTCTACGAGATTTCGCAGGACGGGCTGCTGATCGCCGGGCCCGGCGCCGCGACGCTGCCGCTGCGGCAGCCGCTCGCGGCCGAACTCCCCGACATCGGCATCTGCAAGATCCGCATCGCCGAACACACCGGCGCCGGCGCGCAGGCGAGCTTCGTGGCGCCCGACGCCGCGCTGCGGACGCGGATCGAGGACCGGCTGTGGGCGATCCGCGACGAGAATACCGAATTCGTCACCCGCGCGCTGGAAGCCGGCCACGCCTTGACGGACATCTTCGAGCGCGGCATCGCCTCCGGCGCGATCACGGTGGACGACATGTTCGACGACAATTATGTCGAGATCGCCGGCACTAACCCGACGCAATATCGCACCCGGATTCTGACCTGGGCGGATCAGGCGCTGCCGCCGTTCCAGGAAGCGTTCCTCGCCAAGGACAAGCGGATGGCGTTCTGCGCGATGATCGACCGCAACGGCTACCTGCCGGTCCACAACCGGATCTACTCGCAGCCGCAGCGCCCGGGCGACGTCACCTTCAATACGGCGAATGCCCGCAACCGCCGCATCTTCAACGATCCCGCCGGCCTCGCCGCCGGCCGCAACACGCGGTCGTTCCTGATCCAGAGCTACGCCCGCGACATGGGCGGCGGCAACATGGTGATGATGCGCGAGATCGACGTCCCGGTGAAAGTCCGCGGCCGACACTGGGGCGGCTTCCGGACGGCGTACAGGCTGTGA
- a CDS encoding cysteine rich repeat-containing protein gives MRMTSKTPLRRKALLRVSDAMVRATLVAACVIAALAVSLSLASAQDQGKAREACKPDYQKFCSGMMPGGGRIKKCLVENRDALSAACKQVLDDMK, from the coding sequence ATGCGAATGACTTCGAAGACCCCGCTCCGCCGCAAGGCCCTGCTGCGCGTCAGCGACGCGATGGTGCGGGCCACACTGGTCGCGGCCTGCGTGATCGCCGCGCTGGCCGTGTCGCTCTCGCTGGCGAGCGCGCAGGACCAGGGCAAGGCGCGCGAAGCCTGCAAGCCGGACTATCAGAAATTCTGCAGCGGCATGATGCCGGGCGGCGGCCGCATCAAGAAGTGCCTTGTCGAAAACCGCGACGCGCTGTCGGCCGCCTGCAAGCAGGTGCTCGATGACATGAAGTAA
- a CDS encoding periplasmic heavy metal sensor, protein MSIRLGPFTGGRLLLLASLCLNVALGAYVGVQWSQPEWKPASPGMPLRIMERVASRLPEPDAEILRRNFEARQAELRPLQQEYTAALLKTLRLIGQADLDKPALRAAIDDARDKRIKMGNALAETFLETLEQVSAKGRRQLVGGFLP, encoded by the coding sequence ATGAGCATCCGGTTGGGTCCGTTCACCGGCGGCCGCCTGCTGTTGCTGGCGTCGCTGTGTCTCAACGTCGCGCTCGGCGCCTATGTCGGCGTGCAATGGTCGCAACCGGAATGGAAGCCGGCGAGCCCCGGCATGCCGCTGCGGATCATGGAGCGCGTCGCGTCGCGGCTGCCGGAGCCGGATGCCGAGATCCTGCGCCGCAATTTCGAGGCGCGGCAGGCCGAACTGCGTCCGCTGCAGCAGGAGTACACCGCGGCGCTGCTGAAGACGCTCCGTCTGATCGGGCAGGCCGATCTCGACAAGCCGGCGCTGCGCGCGGCGATCGATGACGCCCGCGACAAGCGCATCAAGATGGGCAATGCGCTTGCCGAAACCTTCCTGGAAACGCTCGAGCAGGTTTCGGCGAAAGGACGGCGTCAACTCGTCGGCGGGTTTCTTCCCTGA
- a CDS encoding RNA polymerase sigma factor → MPGGPAVARARSARTLAGPGAAVMDEDSDEALMTAVVARRQQAFRVLMTRHMPRAIRVAQRIVRDPAEADDIGQEAFLRVWNKASSFDPQIARFTTWLYRIVLNLAFDRARKPKLAPIEEAAEIESGEAGPVETIIAAQQRRVLKQAMAALPDRQRGAVALFHMEGLSGEEAARAMNLSAKAFESLLGRARAALRKEVEKLEGHRRDA, encoded by the coding sequence ATGCCTGGAGGCCCGGCGGTCGCGCGTGCACGATCGGCCAGGACGTTGGCCGGGCCAGGGGCGGCGGTGATGGACGAGGACAGCGACGAAGCGTTGATGACCGCCGTGGTGGCGCGGCGGCAACAGGCGTTTCGCGTGCTGATGACGCGCCATATGCCGCGCGCCATCCGGGTCGCGCAGCGCATCGTCCGCGATCCGGCCGAGGCCGACGATATCGGCCAGGAGGCGTTTCTGCGGGTCTGGAACAAGGCCTCGTCGTTCGATCCGCAAATCGCGCGGTTCACCACCTGGCTGTACCGCATCGTGCTCAATCTGGCGTTCGACCGCGCGCGCAAGCCGAAGCTCGCGCCGATCGAGGAAGCCGCCGAAATCGAGTCCGGCGAGGCCGGGCCGGTGGAGACGATCATCGCCGCCCAGCAGCGCCGCGTCCTGAAGCAGGCGATGGCCGCGCTGCCCGATCGCCAGCGCGGCGCGGTGGCGCTGTTCCATATGGAAGGTTTGAGCGGCGAGGAGGCGGCGCGAGCGATGAATCTCAGCGCCAAGGCGTTCGAATCGCTGCTGGGGCGCGCGCGGGCCGCGCTGCGCAAGGAAGTCGAGAAACTGGAAGGTCACAGGAGGGACGCATGA
- a CDS encoding methyl-accepting chemotaxis protein: protein MLSKMHMTIGRRIYLLIGLGFLGLLGTSFMASQEIGGGLKQQKQIELTHLTDLAIAIVKDEHDAAQRGEIKADEAQKRAQARISKLRYAGKEYFFITDMQSMMLMHPIATQLIGKDQSNARDPNGKPLFTDMVDTVRRSGSGFVEYAWPKPGSDTPYPKLTHVAGFAPWGWIVGTGVYIDDLDAQTWSATQRLLMAAAFALLIITLVSIIVARGITRPIDAITAAMKNLAAGRLDAEIPGIGRRDEIGEMAGAVEVFKHNAIERQRLEAEQHQAEARAAAQRKADTKRLADEFERAIGEIVETVSSASHELEASATTLTTTAERSQHLATMVSAASEEASTNVQSVASATEEMSSSVNEISRQVQDSARIAHEAVEQARTTNGRVEELAKAAARIGDVVELINTIAGQTNLLALNATIEAARAGEAGRGFAVVAAEVKALAEQTAKATGEISQQINGIQSATEQSVTAIKEIGGTIGRMSEISSTIASAVEEQGAATQEISRNVQQAAIGTQQVSVNITDVQRGATETGSASSQVLSAAKSLSQDSNRLKLEVSKFLDNVRAA from the coding sequence ATGCTATCGAAAATGCACATGACCATCGGTCGCCGCATCTACCTGCTGATCGGCCTCGGATTCCTCGGGCTGCTGGGCACCAGTTTCATGGCCTCGCAGGAAATCGGCGGGGGTCTGAAGCAGCAGAAGCAGATCGAACTCACCCATCTCACCGACCTCGCGATCGCGATCGTCAAGGACGAGCACGACGCGGCACAGCGCGGCGAGATCAAGGCCGACGAGGCACAGAAGCGCGCGCAAGCGCGCATCTCCAAGCTGCGCTACGCCGGCAAAGAGTACTTCTTCATCACCGACATGCAGAGCATGATGCTGATGCATCCGATCGCGACGCAACTGATCGGCAAGGATCAGTCGAACGCCCGCGATCCCAACGGCAAGCCGCTGTTCACCGACATGGTCGACACCGTCCGCCGCAGCGGCAGCGGCTTCGTCGAATACGCCTGGCCGAAGCCGGGCTCGGACACGCCCTATCCGAAGCTGACCCATGTCGCCGGCTTCGCGCCGTGGGGCTGGATCGTCGGCACCGGCGTGTATATCGACGACCTCGACGCCCAGACCTGGAGCGCGACGCAGCGCCTGCTGATGGCCGCGGCATTCGCGCTGCTGATCATCACCCTGGTCTCGATCATCGTGGCGCGCGGCATCACCCGGCCGATCGACGCGATCACGGCTGCGATGAAGAATCTCGCGGCCGGCCGGCTCGACGCCGAGATCCCCGGGATCGGGCGTCGCGACGAGATCGGCGAGATGGCCGGCGCGGTCGAAGTGTTCAAGCACAACGCGATCGAGCGGCAACGGCTCGAGGCCGAGCAACATCAGGCGGAAGCGCGCGCGGCGGCGCAACGCAAGGCCGACACCAAGCGCCTCGCCGACGAGTTCGAGCGGGCGATCGGCGAGATCGTCGAGACGGTGTCTTCGGCCTCGCATGAACTGGAAGCCTCGGCGACGACGCTGACCACGACCGCAGAGCGCTCGCAGCACCTCGCCACCATGGTGTCCGCGGCGTCGGAGGAAGCCTCCACCAACGTCCAGTCGGTGGCGTCGGCGACCGAGGAGATGAGTTCGTCGGTCAACGAGATCAGCCGCCAGGTGCAGGATTCCGCCCGCATCGCCCACGAGGCGGTCGAGCAGGCCCGCACCACCAACGGCCGGGTGGAAGAACTCGCCAAGGCGGCGGCGCGGATCGGCGACGTGGTCGAACTGATCAATACCATCGCCGGCCAGACCAACCTGCTGGCGCTCAACGCCACCATCGAGGCGGCGCGCGCCGGCGAGGCCGGTCGCGGCTTCGCCGTGGTGGCCGCCGAGGTCAAGGCGCTGGCCGAGCAGACCGCCAAGGCCACCGGCGAGATCAGCCAGCAGATCAACGGCATCCAGTCGGCGACCGAGCAGTCGGTGACGGCCATCAAGGAGATCGGCGGGACCATCGGGCGGATGTCGGAAATCTCCTCCACCATCGCCTCGGCGGTCGAGGAACAGGGCGCGGCCACGCAGGAGATCTCGCGCAACGTCCAGCAGGCGGCGATCGGCACCCAGCAGGTGTCGGTCAACATCACCGACGTGCAGCGCGGCGCCACCGAGACCGGCTCGGCCTCGAGCCAGGTGCTGTCGGCGGCGAAATCGCTGTCGCAGGACAGCAACCGCCTCAAGCTCGAAGTGTCGAAGTTCCTCGACAACGTCCGCGCCGCCTGA